One Plasmodium sp. gorilla clade G2 genome assembly, chromosome: 12 genomic window carries:
- a CDS encoding proliferating cell nuclear antigen 2, producing the protein MFECRIDGQFFKKLFETLKDICTEVNLECDENGIKMQSMDCSHVSLVDLNIVSDFFQHYRCDKNCVLGISINFMLKILSVIKEKSTVFLFKEDNENDAVLNIGIIDEEEQSSADDSLEIQVKLINAQKEHLEIPQSEYHCQCTMKSKKFQEFTKYLNSIGDNVSISMKKDAMILSTTGSDIKVTKQFTNDMTDISITCTKSVSQEFATRYLVMFSRASSLSDEVLISLSPHIPISIKFNFKQQLTDLQDPSHLTFFLAPKIGDY; encoded by the exons ATGTTTGAATGCAGAATAGATGgtcaattttttaaaaaattatttgaaacattaaaagatatatgtaCTGAAGTAAATCTAGAATGTGATGAGAATGGAATCAAAATGCAATCCATGGACTGTAGTCATGTTTCACTGGTTGATTTGAATATTGTATCTGATTTTTTTCAACACTATAG gtGTGATAAGAATTGTGTTTTAGGCATAAGTATTAATTTCATgctaaaaatattatcagtGATAAAAGAAAAGTCGAccgtttttttatttaaagaagataatgaaaatgatgcAGTTTTAAATATTGGAATTATtgatgaagaagaacaaTCAAGTGCTGATGATTCTTTAGAAATACAagtaaaattaattaatgcTCAAAAAGAACATTTAGAAATACCACAATCTGAATATCATTGTCAATGTACTATGAAATCAAAAAAGTTTCAAgaatttacaaaatatttaaattcaaTAGGTGATAATGTATCTATATCTATGAAAAAAGATGCTATGATTTTAAGCACTACAGGATCAGATATTAAAGTTACAAAACAATTTACTAATGATATGACTGATATTTCTATAACTTGTACAAAATCTGTATCTCAAGAATTTGCCACAAGATATCTAGTCATGTTCTCAAGAGCTTCATCATTATCAGATGAagtattaatatcattatctCCTCATATACCTATAtctattaaatttaattttaaacaaCAATTAACTGACCTACAAGATCCATCACATTTAACTTTTTTCCTTGCACCAAAAATAGGAGACTACTAA
- a CDS encoding ataxin-3, putative: MSKKYVYWEKQGNDRMCGLHCINSILQGPYYSEDVLASIGKELDEKENEFLRSSSNDLVRNNSFNVLDDGFINISVIIESLRRMNILLKHVFEEDLIKIISSNHQDIGYICNLQEHWFSIRKIHNTWYVLDSLKSSPLYIKDMNLKFYFNDVIKKYHIFSVQNINPYVSLPKPDINFIPKNINQFYIPTNEISEISGVSDSLLLEDKYNLNKSENYSAFNQINNTPNFRWPENGGRRLNDEINTTNMNNVDDDDDLKIALKLSMEEYIKNMVPPLEEKSNENCINVMVKLPNKKIQKRFSFTKTLSDLFYWIEYESAQGQDITSSLLFKNNYFLYQLYPRRKFCKYQNGSIELHTGGKTELVHDKCLKDLNFEKEETFMMS; the protein is encoded by the exons atgaGCAAGAAATATGTATACTGGGAAAAACAAGGTAATGATCGTATGTGTGGATTGCATTGTATAAATAGTATCCTtcaa gGCCCATATTACAGTGAAGATGTATTGGCTAGTATTGGAAAAGAATTAGATGAGAAAGAGAATGAATTTTTAAGAAGCTCATCTAACGATTTAGTAAgaaataattcatttaatgTATTAGATGATggatttataaatatatctgtAATTATTGAAAGTTTAAGaagaatgaatatattattaaaacatgTTTTTGAAGAagatttaattaaaataatatctaGTAATCATCAAGATATTGGTTATATTTGTAATTTACAAGAACATTGGTTTAGTATACGTAAAATTCATAATACTTGGTATGTATTAGACAGTTTAAAAAGTTCacctttatatattaaagatatgaatttaaaattttattttaatgatgttattaaaaaatatcatatattctCTGTTCAGAATATAAATCCATATGTATCTTTACCCAAACCAGATATCAATTTTATacctaaaaatattaatcaaTTTTATATCCCAACGAATGAAATATCTGAAATTTCAGGAGTATCAGATAGCTTGTTATTAGAAGATAAATATAACCTGAACAAGTCAGAAAATTATTCAGCATttaatcaaataaataacacACCAAATTTTCGTTGGCCAGAAAATGGGGGTAGAAGATTGAACgatgaaataaatacaacaaatatgaataatgtgGATGACGATGATGATTTAAAAATAGCATTAAAATTGTCTATGGAGGAATATATTAAG AATATGGTTCCACCACTTGAAGAAAAATCAAATGAAAATTGTATAAATGTGATGGTTAAATTGCCGAATAAAAAAATCCAGAAAAGGTTCAGTTTTACTAAAACATTATCA GACTTATTTTATTGGATTGAATATGAGTCTGCTCAGGGCCAAGATATTACTTCATCtttactttttaaaaataattatttcctTTATCAGTTATACCCAAGGAgaaaattttgtaaatatcAAAATGGTTCTATCGAATTACATACCGGAGGCAAg